The segment TCAGAGAAGTTTAGAACTGACTGCATAGGGATACTTGTGCCTTTGCGATCGCTACCCCTTCTGGGCTGACAAGGAGATCCGTTACTGTGATGCCACTTTCCAAAAAACATATATTTTCAGTTAAAAACTGGAGCCAGCGGGCAGTTGCGATCGCGGTGGCAAGCAGCTTACAACATTCACTTCCTGTTCTGGCTAAAGGCATTACAACGACTCAACTCTCTAACCAAGCCAGCTACACCTATAGCGATTCTGTTACCCAAAAAACCTTTCAAGGAAATTCTGCCCCAGTTAGTACCAGCATTGATCGCTTAGTTGATCCCTTTGGACGTATTCGTGGCTGTGCTGGAGAGATGCTGAACAGTTACAACGGTTTCAGCCTGGGAATTTATGAAACGAACCCTAGCGATCCCACGGGTGCAAGTTTACACGGTTTGGTATCGCTCACCAAAACTGAGCTACCTGATGTTGCCAATAACATTATCCCTGCTGGGATTGCGCCTAATAGTGAAAATAGTAATCCCTTCTTTTTTACTAACAGTGATGAAGGCACCTACAACTTTCTCCTTGACCCGAAGCGCGGTCAGCTAGATGTAGGCAAAGCTTACATTCTCGTGATTAATCCACCCGAGAATGGTGGTTATAACCAACGCCGGATTCGCCTCAGCATTACTGCTCGCACCAACGATACTGTCTCTTACACTGCTACATCACTAGACGGTAAACCCATCAGTAGCACTGATAATCGCTCCTCTGTGAGTGAGACTATTAATATTCAAAATGCTGAAGGTGCAGGTTTAGTCTTAGCGTTGCTCGATGTTGATGTTGACATATGTCAGTCTCAAGGCGTTCAAATTATTAAAACAGGCGATCGCGCGGCAGCAGAGCCAGGAGACACCGTTATCTATCGGCTCTCGATCAAGAATTTGGCGACTGCGGCGATCGACAATGTCGTGATTACAGATACTCTCCCCACTGGGTTCAACTTCCGAGCTGACTCAGTTCGCGCTGAAATTGCCAACCAACCAGTTGCAGTCACAACGAAACAGAATGGCTCAACTGTTACCTTTCAGCCCAATGTTTCCTTAGCGCCTCAAGCTGACAATCAAAGCGCGGTTTTAAACATTGCTTACGCCGCTGTTCTCACGCCTGATGCAGTCCGTGGTACGGGTCTCAACTCTGCGGTTGTC is part of the Trichocoleus sp. FACHB-46 genome and harbors:
- a CDS encoding isopeptide-forming domain-containing fimbrial protein, translating into MPLSKKHIFSVKNWSQRAVAIAVASSLQHSLPVLAKGITTTQLSNQASYTYSDSVTQKTFQGNSAPVSTSIDRLVDPFGRIRGCAGEMLNSYNGFSLGIYETNPSDPTGASLHGLVSLTKTELPDVANNIIPAGIAPNSENSNPFFFTNSDEGTYNFLLDPKRGQLDVGKAYILVINPPENGGYNQRRIRLSITARTNDTVSYTATSLDGKPISSTDNRSSVSETINIQNAEGAGLVLALLDVDVDICQSQGVQIIKTGDRAAAEPGDTVIYRLSIKNLATAAIDNVVITDTLPTGFNFRADSVRAEIANQPVAVTTKQNGSTVTFQPNVSLAPQADNQSAVLNIAYAAVLTPDAVRGTGLNSAVVSGDRVDNRQGVKDGPATHRLRIRSGILSDCGTIIGRVFVDKNFDGEQQRGEPGVPNAVVFMDDGNRITTDPNGLFSVSNVISGYRTGVLDLTSVSGYTFAPNLYVKERNSQSRLVHLQPGGLVRMNFAVTPASSETKNQ